A genome region from Paludibacterium sp. B53371 includes the following:
- the mlaE gene encoding lipid asymmetry maintenance ABC transporter permease subunit MlaE, whose amino-acid sequence MPEFLTSPLRKLGHSTINGIWRLGYASRFLVAILMYSGQSLLRFSLVIREVYFAGVLSLIIIIVSGLFVGMVLGLQGYNTLSRFGSADALGALVALSLLRELGPVLAALLFASRSGSAMTAEIGLMKTTEQLDAMSVMAVNPVARVVAPRFWAGVISMPVLAALFNVMGIFGGYLVGVVMIGLDQGTYWSQMNNSVDLHYDVINGLIKSLVFGIAVTLIAVFEGYDATPTAAGVSAATTRTVVTSALVILALDFVLTAFMF is encoded by the coding sequence ATGCCTGAGTTTCTGACCTCTCCCTTGCGCAAGCTGGGTCACAGCACCATCAACGGCATCTGGCGTCTGGGTTATGCCAGCCGCTTCCTGGTCGCCATCCTGATGTACTCGGGCCAGAGCCTGCTGCGCTTCTCCCTGGTGATTCGCGAGGTGTATTTCGCCGGCGTGCTGTCACTGATCATCATCATCGTGTCCGGGCTGTTCGTCGGCATGGTGCTGGGGCTGCAAGGCTACAACACGCTGTCGCGCTTCGGCTCGGCCGATGCCCTCGGCGCGCTGGTCGCCCTGTCCCTGCTGCGCGAGCTTGGCCCGGTGCTGGCCGCCCTGCTGTTCGCCAGCCGCTCCGGTTCGGCCATGACGGCGGAAATCGGCCTGATGAAAACCACCGAGCAACTCGATGCCATGAGTGTCATGGCCGTCAATCCGGTGGCACGGGTAGTGGCACCCCGCTTCTGGGCCGGGGTGATTTCCATGCCGGTCCTGGCGGCCTTGTTCAATGTCATGGGGATTTTCGGCGGCTATCTGGTCGGGGTGGTAATGATCGGCCTGGACCAGGGAACCTACTGGTCCCAGATGAATAACTCCGTCGATCTCCACTATGACGTCATCAACGGGCTGATCAAGAGCCTGGTCTTCGGTATCGCCGTCACACTGATCGCTGTTTTCGAGGGTTACGATGCCACGCCGACCGCGGCGGGTGTCTCCGCCGCCACCACCCGCACGGTGGTGACCTCGGCACTGGTGATCCTGGCACTCGATTTTGTGCTGACAGCCTTCATGTTTTAG
- the mlaD gene encoding outer membrane lipid asymmetry maintenance protein MlaD yields MKRSTIDLWVGLFVAIGIACITFLSLKVANLTPQSADSTYVLTADFDNIGGLKIKAPVKSSGVVVGRVTNIDLDTQRYVAHVTLAVDKRYQFSRDTSAEILTSGLLGEQYIGLTEGGDPDNLKPGERITITSSALVLEQLISKFMLNFAEKGDAHSGKNASAAQ; encoded by the coding sequence ATGAAACGCTCTACTATTGATCTGTGGGTCGGCTTGTTTGTCGCCATCGGCATTGCCTGCATCACCTTCCTGTCGCTCAAGGTGGCCAACCTGACCCCGCAAAGCGCCGACAGCACCTATGTACTGACGGCCGATTTCGACAATATCGGCGGACTGAAAATCAAGGCGCCGGTGAAGTCCTCCGGGGTAGTGGTTGGTCGTGTGACCAATATTGACCTGGACACGCAGCGCTATGTGGCCCATGTCACCCTGGCGGTCGACAAGCGTTACCAGTTCAGCCGCGATACCAGTGCCGAAATCCTGACCTCGGGCCTGCTGGGCGAACAGTACATCGGCCTGACCGAAGGCGGCGATCCGGACAACCTCAAGCCGGGCGAGCGCATCACCATTACCTCGTCGGCCCTGGTGCTGGAACAGCTGATCAGCAAGTTCATGCTCAATTTTGCCGAAAAGGGCGATGCGCACAGTGGCAAGAACGCCAGCGCGGCCCAGTAA
- a CDS encoding phospholipid-binding protein MlaC, with protein MKKLLFTLLSLFTLALPALAHADVSPVDFVRDNSKQVLDVLKKEDGRNTRKVRDQIESMVIPKFDFKRMTAYAVGKNWRIATPAQQDELTTQFQTLLIRVYASTMTRYKNAQIDVKPNAVMNNNGAEAVVRTEVTLPNSSGNQKPVSVDYTLYKTSQGWRVYNVTVEGASLVTAYRSQFDTEVQKSGVDGLIKSLKDKNAKLAQNAGA; from the coding sequence ATGAAAAAACTGCTCTTTACCCTGCTGTCCCTGTTCACGCTGGCTTTGCCGGCCCTGGCCCACGCGGACGTGTCGCCGGTCGACTTCGTGCGCGACAACTCCAAGCAAGTGCTGGATGTCCTGAAGAAGGAAGATGGCCGCAACACGCGCAAGGTTCGTGACCAGATCGAAAGCATGGTCATCCCCAAGTTCGACTTCAAGCGCATGACCGCCTACGCCGTCGGCAAGAACTGGCGTATCGCCACACCGGCCCAGCAGGATGAACTGACCACCCAGTTCCAGACCCTGCTGATCCGCGTTTATGCCTCGACCATGACGCGTTACAAGAACGCCCAGATCGACGTCAAGCCGAATGCCGTGATGAACAACAATGGTGCCGAAGCCGTCGTGCGCACCGAAGTCACCCTGCCCAACAGCAGCGGCAACCAGAAGCCGGTATCGGTCGATTACACCCTGTACAAGACCAGCCAGGGCTGGCGTGTCTACAACGTCACCGTCGAAGGGGCCAGCCTGGTTACCGCCTATCGCAGCCAGTTTGATACCGAGGTACAGAAGTCTGGCGTCGACGGCCTGATCAAGTCGCTCAAAGACAAGAACGCCAAGCTGGCGCAAAACGCAGGTGCCTGA
- a CDS encoding lipid asymmetry maintenance protein MlaB has translation MQIQLEGKLDMDRCGELAKKLAGQLKVGDHLTLDLANVQTADSAALALILELQRACRTQSASLHLQGLPAGLQALAALYGIESLIQPSTENS, from the coding sequence ATGCAGATCCAGCTTGAAGGCAAGCTCGACATGGACCGCTGTGGCGAGCTGGCAAAAAAACTGGCCGGCCAGCTCAAGGTGGGCGACCACCTGACGCTGGACTTGGCCAACGTACAGACGGCCGACTCGGCTGCGCTGGCACTGATTCTGGAGCTGCAGCGCGCCTGCCGCACGCAAAGCGCCAGCCTGCACCTGCAAGGTCTGCCTGCCGGCCTGCAGGCGCTGGCAGCACTCTATGGCATCGAAAGCCTGATTCAACCGTCAACGGAAAACTCCTGA
- a CDS encoding VacJ family lipoprotein, producing the protein MKAVQIATLCATLLAAGCASHPANPQDPYEPLNRSIYSFNDKLDRAVAKPVAQAYRKVTPQPVRTGVGNFFDNVMDAYSFVNDVLSAQPVKAMNDLMRVAVNTTLGVFGLVDFATPMGLQSNKTTLGDTLARWGWKDSNYLVLPLLGPSTVRDGIGTMTTVYVSPDRRILYKEPATANVAWGLQLVDKRQRLLEAGEAIDEAALDPYSYTRDAYLQYRAAQINGNRVDASAPAAGKPNDDIDIDQLVAPDSAPSATPSSAPLARKPDASAAH; encoded by the coding sequence ATGAAAGCCGTACAGATCGCCACCCTGTGCGCCACCTTGCTGGCAGCCGGCTGTGCCAGCCACCCGGCCAATCCACAGGACCCCTACGAGCCACTGAACCGCTCGATCTACAGCTTCAATGACAAGCTGGATCGTGCAGTAGCCAAACCGGTTGCCCAAGCCTATCGCAAGGTGACACCGCAACCGGTACGTACCGGTGTCGGCAACTTCTTCGACAACGTGATGGACGCCTACAGCTTCGTCAACGATGTGCTCAGCGCCCAGCCGGTCAAGGCCATGAATGATCTGATGCGGGTGGCGGTCAATACCACCCTCGGGGTCTTCGGCCTGGTCGACTTTGCCACCCCGATGGGCCTGCAAAGCAACAAGACCACCCTGGGCGACACGCTGGCCCGCTGGGGCTGGAAAGACAGCAACTACCTGGTACTGCCATTGCTGGGCCCGTCCACCGTGCGGGACGGCATCGGCACCATGACCACGGTCTATGTCTCGCCGGATCGCCGCATCCTGTACAAGGAACCAGCCACCGCCAACGTCGCCTGGGGCCTGCAACTGGTCGACAAGCGCCAGCGCCTGCTGGAGGCCGGCGAAGCGATCGACGAGGCCGCGCTGGATCCCTACAGCTACACCCGGGATGCCTACCTGCAATACCGTGCCGCGCAGATCAACGGCAATCGGGTGGACGCTTCCGCCCCGGCTGCCGGCAAGCCAAACGACGATATCGATATCGACCAGCTGGTGGCCCCGGACAGCGCGCCCAGCGCGACACCAAGCAGTGCCCCACTGGCCCGCAAGCCGGACGCCTCCGCCGCGCACTGA
- a CDS encoding ABC transporter ATP-binding protein, with protein MPSAITIQSVSKHFGALTALDQVSFTVEPGEFFALLGPNGAGKTTLISALAGLTRPDSGSIHVMGHDVQRDFRQARQSLGVVPQELVFDPFLSVRETLQFQSGYFGLTRNDAWIDELLFKLGLADKANANMRALSGGMKRRVMVAQALVHRPPVIVLDEPTAGVDVELRQSLWVFVRELNQAGHTIVLTTHYLEEAQELCSRIAMLKKGKLIALEDKSRLLAHSARREVALKLSAPLPAALQPLQRPSDDDRIVLQLSDIAKLESVMACLREAGVEIRELSVIETDLEDVFVKMMQGGN; from the coding sequence ATGCCTAGTGCAATCACCATTCAGTCGGTCAGCAAGCACTTCGGCGCGCTGACCGCGCTCGATCAAGTCAGCTTTACCGTTGAACCCGGCGAGTTCTTCGCCCTGCTCGGCCCGAACGGCGCCGGCAAGACCACCCTGATCAGCGCCCTGGCCGGCCTGACCCGTCCGGACAGCGGCAGCATCCATGTCATGGGGCACGACGTGCAGCGCGACTTCCGCCAGGCACGCCAGAGTCTGGGCGTCGTCCCGCAGGAACTGGTGTTCGATCCCTTCCTGTCTGTGCGCGAAACCCTGCAGTTCCAGTCCGGCTATTTTGGCCTGACACGCAACGATGCCTGGATCGATGAGCTGTTGTTCAAGCTGGGGCTGGCCGACAAGGCAAACGCCAATATGCGGGCCTTGTCGGGCGGCATGAAGCGTCGCGTCATGGTGGCGCAGGCGCTGGTGCACCGTCCGCCGGTCATCGTGCTGGACGAGCCGACAGCCGGCGTCGACGTCGAGTTGCGGCAAAGCCTGTGGGTATTCGTCCGCGAACTCAACCAGGCCGGACACACCATCGTGCTCACCACCCATTATCTGGAAGAAGCCCAGGAGCTGTGCAGCCGCATCGCCATGCTCAAGAAGGGCAAACTGATCGCGCTGGAAGACAAGAGCCGGCTGCTGGCGCACAGTGCGCGCCGCGAAGTGGCGCTCAAGCTGTCCGCCCCGCTGCCGGCAGCCCTTCAGCCGCTGCAGCGCCCCAGTGATGACGATCGCATCGTTCTGCAGCTGAGCGATATCGCCAAACTCGAATCCGTGATGGCCTGCCTGCGCGAAGCCGGCGTGGAAATCCGCGAACTGTCGGTCATCGAAACCGATCTGGAAGATGTGTTTGTCAAAATGATGCAAGGAGGCAACTGA
- a CDS encoding ABC transporter permease, translating to MQGFLTLLKKELVRFWKVSFQTVAAPVMTALLYQLIFSHAMARHIEAYPGVSYTTFLIPGLAMMSMAQNAFANGSSSLIQSKITGNIVFLLLPPLSALDFFAAYLLAAVVRGLVVGLGVLVVTAWFGLPWPAHPLWVLVFAVLGCGALGALGVVAGIWAEKFDQLAAFQNFLIMPLTFLSGVFYSIHTLPPFWKAVSHFNPVFYMIDGFRYGFFAQSDTSPWLAFSVVGASFVFISAMALWLIHSGYKLRR from the coding sequence ATGCAGGGCTTCCTGACACTGTTGAAGAAAGAACTGGTGCGCTTCTGGAAGGTATCGTTCCAGACCGTGGCCGCGCCGGTCATGACGGCCCTGCTGTATCAGCTGATTTTCTCTCATGCCATGGCACGGCATATCGAAGCCTACCCGGGAGTCAGCTATACGACCTTCCTGATCCCGGGCCTGGCCATGATGTCGATGGCGCAAAATGCCTTCGCCAACGGCTCGTCCAGCCTGATCCAGTCAAAGATCACCGGCAATATTGTCTTCCTCCTGCTGCCGCCGCTGTCGGCACTGGACTTCTTTGCCGCCTACCTGCTGGCTGCCGTGGTACGCGGTCTGGTGGTCGGTCTGGGTGTCCTGGTCGTGACGGCCTGGTTCGGACTGCCCTGGCCGGCGCATCCGCTCTGGGTGCTGGTCTTTGCCGTACTCGGCTGTGGGGCGCTCGGCGCGCTTGGCGTCGTTGCGGGCATCTGGGCGGAAAAATTCGACCAGCTGGCTGCCTTTCAGAACTTTTTGATCATGCCGCTGACTTTCCTGTCAGGGGTGTTTTACTCGATACACACCTTGCCCCCCTTCTGGAAGGCCGTGTCGCACTTCAACCCGGTCTTCTACATGATCGACGGCTTCCGCTACGGCTTCTTCGCCCAGTCGGATACCAGCCCATGGCTGGCATTCAGCGTCGTCGGGGCAAGCTTCGTCTTCATATCGGCAATGGCCTTGTGGCTGATCCATTCCGGCTACAAGCTGCGCCGCTAG
- a CDS encoding BolA family protein, producing the protein MVTAEQVKQYIAAGLDCTHLEVEGDGHHFYATVVAEAFAGKRLVDRHRMVKEVIKSRLDSNEIHALSIVKAKTPDEWQQQQG; encoded by the coding sequence ATGGTTACCGCCGAACAGGTCAAGCAATACATTGCCGCCGGACTGGACTGCACCCACCTCGAAGTCGAGGGTGATGGCCATCACTTTTACGCGACCGTTGTCGCCGAGGCCTTTGCCGGAAAGCGGCTGGTCGATCGCCACCGCATGGTGAAGGAAGTCATCAAATCGCGCCTGGACAGTAATGAAATCCATGCCCTGTCCATCGTCAAGGCCAAGACCCCGGACGAATGGCAGCAACAGCAGGGCTGA
- the murA gene encoding UDP-N-acetylglucosamine 1-carboxyvinyltransferase, with protein MEKLHICGNGPLKGEIRVSGAKNAALPILCAGLLTADTLKLTNVPMLRDIATTQKLLQEMGARVMTDNVHEIEITASAIDNLVAPYDLVKTMRASILVLGPTLARFGEATVSLPGGCAIGSRPVDLHIKGLVAMGAEVIIEHGYVKARAKRLRGTNIVMDMVSVGATENLLMAAVLAEGTTVLENAAREPEITDLALCLNKMGADISGIGTDRLVIHGVERLHGAEHAIMPDRIEAGTFLVAAAMTRGHLVLRNADPSSMDAVLDKLAETGAVIEAGSDWISLDMKHRPKAVNARTLPYPAFPTDMQAQLMTLNCVAEGTAVVTETIFENRFMHVPELNRMGAQIEVEGNTAIIKGVEKLSGATVMATDLRASASLVIAGLVADGDTYVDRIYHLDRGYEHIEKKLSAVGAQIERIDS; from the coding sequence ATGGAAAAATTGCATATTTGCGGCAACGGCCCGCTCAAGGGCGAAATCCGGGTTTCCGGTGCCAAGAACGCCGCCCTGCCCATCCTGTGCGCCGGTCTGCTGACCGCCGACACCCTCAAGCTGACCAACGTCCCCATGCTGCGCGATATCGCCACCACGCAGAAACTGCTGCAGGAGATGGGCGCGCGGGTCATGACCGACAACGTGCATGAAATCGAGATCACGGCCTCGGCCATCGACAATCTGGTCGCGCCCTACGATCTGGTCAAGACCATGCGCGCTTCCATCCTGGTGCTCGGCCCGACCCTGGCGCGTTTCGGCGAAGCCACCGTCTCCCTGCCCGGCGGCTGCGCCATCGGCAGCCGCCCGGTCGACCTGCACATCAAGGGGCTGGTCGCCATGGGGGCAGAGGTCATCATTGAGCACGGTTACGTCAAGGCGCGCGCCAAACGCCTGCGCGGCACCAATATCGTCATGGATATGGTCAGTGTCGGCGCCACGGAAAACCTGCTGATGGCCGCCGTGCTGGCCGAAGGCACCACCGTGCTGGAAAATGCCGCGCGCGAGCCGGAAATCACCGATCTGGCACTGTGCCTCAACAAGATGGGCGCCGACATCAGCGGCATCGGCACGGATCGACTGGTGATCCATGGGGTCGAACGCCTGCATGGTGCTGAACATGCCATCATGCCGGACCGCATCGAAGCCGGTACCTTCCTGGTTGCCGCCGCCATGACCCGCGGTCATCTGGTGCTGCGCAATGCCGACCCGTCCTCCATGGATGCGGTTCTGGACAAGCTGGCCGAAACCGGCGCGGTCATCGAAGCCGGCAGCGACTGGATCTCGCTCGACATGAAGCACCGTCCCAAGGCGGTCAATGCCCGCACCCTGCCTTATCCGGCCTTCCCGACCGACATGCAGGCGCAGCTGATGACGCTCAACTGCGTGGCCGAAGGGACGGCCGTCGTCACCGAAACCATCTTCGAAAACCGCTTCATGCACGTGCCAGAGCTCAATCGCATGGGGGCGCAGATCGAGGTGGAGGGCAATACTGCCATCATCAAGGGCGTCGAGAAGCTCTCCGGCGCCACGGTGATGGCCACCGACCTGCGCGCCTCCGCCAGCCTGGTGATTGCCGGCCTGGTGGCCGATGGTGATACCTATGTAGATCGCATCTACCATCTGGACCGCGGCTACGAGCACATCGAAAAGAAACTCAGCGCCGTCGGTGCCCAGATCGAGCGCATCGACAGCTGA
- a CDS encoding calcium-binding protein yields the protein MLQQQTAASGSERVTSGGRLVKMAPPQGGRIEGGHDNDILVGRGLDDYLYGAAGNDVLIGGAGNDYLEGGEGDDLLWGQSGDDVMHGGPGNDRLLGGYGMDDLGGEAGNDHLYGGPGDDYIEGASGDDELDGGAGDDELYGQEGADTLSGGPGNDQLFGGEGDDRLRGGPGHDWISGGDGHDRFIWLAEEMDGQDTIVDFELGVDSLRWPACVASIGLQSSPAGSRLSLNGPECHHEIRFVASDLTLAGTLSTDEVLRRLQAD from the coding sequence ATGTTGCAACAGCAGACAGCGGCAAGCGGCAGCGAGCGTGTGACGTCAGGAGGTCGTTTGGTGAAGATGGCTCCGCCGCAAGGTGGGCGTATCGAAGGGGGACACGACAACGATATATTGGTTGGACGGGGACTGGATGATTATCTGTATGGCGCAGCGGGCAATGATGTCCTGATCGGTGGCGCCGGCAATGATTATCTGGAGGGTGGGGAGGGGGATGATCTGCTGTGGGGGCAGAGCGGTGATGATGTGATGCATGGTGGCCCGGGCAATGATCGCTTGCTGGGCGGCTATGGCATGGATGATCTGGGGGGCGAGGCCGGCAATGACCATTTGTATGGTGGACCGGGCGATGACTATATCGAGGGCGCGAGTGGGGATGATGAACTGGATGGCGGCGCGGGAGATGACGAACTGTACGGACAAGAGGGGGCGGATACTTTGTCAGGCGGGCCCGGCAATGACCAGCTGTTTGGCGGGGAGGGTGATGACCGGCTGCGCGGTGGACCGGGCCATGACTGGATCAGTGGTGGAGATGGACATGACCGGTTTATCTGGCTGGCGGAAGAGATGGACGGGCAGGACACCATCGTGGATTTCGAGCTGGGGGTGGATTCCCTGCGATGGCCTGCCTGCGTGGCCTCGATCGGCTTGCAGTCCTCTCCGGCGGGTAGCCGACTGTCGCTGAACGGACCCGAGTGTCACCACGAAATACGCTTTGTTGCCTCGGATCTGACGCTGGCCGGGACGCTCTCGACCGATGAGGTATTGCGCCGCCTGCAGGCGGACTGA
- a CDS encoding calcium-binding protein encodes MQLLATQYQASPFASDHLPWIIGSTESDRLQGSPGPDWLEGGQREDFLHGQDGDDLMFGGEDNDYLYGETGNDWLWGEEGDDTLRGGPGHDCLSGGDGVDDLAGDDGDDLLSGGEGDDFLEGFAGHDSLWGNHGDDELHGHQGKDHLSGGAGNDLLRGGEEDDLLHGGPGHDWMYGGAGRDQFVWQAEDLDGQDTVADFELGVDTLHWPSSIESATVRLADGNSQLLLSARGVCHEITFIATDLTLGGNLSADEVLRRLQAI; translated from the coding sequence ATGCAGCTGCTTGCAACGCAGTACCAGGCATCACCTTTCGCGTCGGACCACCTCCCATGGATAATCGGCAGCACCGAATCGGACCGGCTGCAGGGCAGCCCGGGGCCAGACTGGCTGGAAGGCGGCCAACGGGAGGATTTTCTCCACGGACAGGACGGTGATGACCTGATGTTTGGCGGTGAAGACAATGATTATCTCTATGGGGAGACGGGTAATGACTGGCTGTGGGGCGAAGAGGGTGACGATACCTTGCGCGGCGGGCCGGGACATGACTGTCTGAGCGGGGGCGACGGGGTGGATGATCTCGCAGGTGATGACGGTGACGATCTGCTCTCTGGCGGCGAAGGAGACGATTTTCTGGAGGGATTTGCCGGTCATGATTCACTTTGGGGCAACCACGGCGATGATGAGCTGCATGGACACCAGGGCAAGGACCACCTGTCGGGTGGAGCAGGCAATGATTTGCTGCGAGGCGGCGAGGAGGACGACCTATTGCATGGCGGCCCGGGCCACGACTGGATGTACGGCGGTGCCGGGCGCGACCAGTTTGTCTGGCAGGCAGAAGACCTGGACGGGCAGGACACTGTCGCCGACTTCGAGTTGGGGGTAGATACACTGCACTGGCCTTCCAGCATCGAATCAGCCACCGTGCGACTGGCAGACGGCAATAGCCAACTACTGCTGAGCGCTCGCGGGGTCTGCCATGAGATCACGTTCATCGCGACCGATCTGACACTGGGAGGCAACTTGTCGGCAGACGAGGTTTTGCGTCGATTACAAGCGATCTGA
- the hslU gene encoding ATP-dependent protease ATPase subunit HslU, whose protein sequence is MTHMTPQEIVHELNKHIIGQDAAKRAVAIALRNRWRRQQVDEALRNEITPKNILMIGPTGVGKTEIARRLARLANAPFIKVEATKFTEVGYVGRDVDTIIRDLVEIAIKDARDGAIKRNRYRAEDAAEERILDVLLPRPRQSTGFFADEPAASEKPEENATRQKFRKMLREGSLNDKEIEIEVADAAPRMEIMTPPGMEDFSSQLQSMFQGLASGRTKPRKMKVAEALKLVTDEEAAKLVNEEDLKLEALRNVEQNGIVFIDEIDKVASRSEGQGADVSRAGVQRDLLPLVEGTTVTTKYGMVKTDHILFIASGAFHLAKPSDLIPELQGRFPIRVELTSLSVGDFRQILTNTDACLTRQYEALLATEGVELVFSESGIERMAEIAWSVNEKTENIGARRLYTVIEKLLEEISFDARAGRFEIDAAYVDSKLDVLAQREDLARYVL, encoded by the coding sequence ATGACGCACATGACCCCGCAAGAAATCGTTCATGAATTGAACAAACACATTATCGGACAGGATGCTGCCAAGCGTGCTGTCGCCATCGCCCTGCGCAATCGCTGGCGTCGCCAGCAGGTTGACGAGGCGCTGCGCAATGAAATCACCCCGAAGAATATCCTGATGATCGGCCCGACCGGGGTCGGCAAGACCGAGATCGCCCGCCGACTGGCGCGTCTGGCCAATGCCCCCTTCATCAAGGTCGAGGCCACTAAGTTCACGGAGGTCGGCTATGTCGGCCGCGATGTCGACACCATCATCCGCGACCTGGTGGAGATCGCCATCAAGGATGCACGTGACGGCGCCATCAAGCGCAACCGCTACCGTGCAGAAGACGCTGCCGAAGAACGGATTCTGGATGTGCTGCTGCCGCGACCGCGGCAAAGCACCGGCTTTTTTGCCGATGAGCCCGCCGCCAGTGAAAAGCCGGAAGAAAACGCCACCCGGCAGAAGTTCCGCAAGATGCTGCGCGAGGGCAGTCTGAACGACAAGGAAATCGAGATCGAAGTGGCCGACGCAGCGCCGCGGATGGAAATCATGACGCCACCCGGCATGGAAGATTTTTCCAGTCAGCTGCAAAGCATGTTCCAGGGTCTGGCCAGTGGTCGTACCAAGCCGCGCAAGATGAAGGTGGCCGAGGCGCTGAAGCTGGTGACCGACGAGGAAGCAGCCAAGCTGGTGAATGAGGAAGATCTGAAGCTGGAAGCGCTGCGAAATGTCGAGCAGAACGGTATCGTCTTTATTGATGAGATCGACAAGGTCGCCAGCCGCTCTGAAGGGCAGGGGGCCGATGTCTCGCGTGCCGGCGTTCAGCGCGACCTGCTACCACTGGTCGAAGGCACCACCGTCACCACCAAATACGGCATGGTCAAGACCGACCATATCCTGTTCATTGCCTCCGGTGCTTTCCATCTGGCAAAACCGTCGGATCTGATTCCGGAGCTGCAGGGGCGTTTCCCGATCCGCGTCGAGTTGACCTCCCTGTCGGTTGGCGACTTCCGCCAGATTCTGACCAATACCGATGCCTGCCTGACGCGTCAGTATGAAGCGCTGCTGGCCACCGAAGGCGTCGAGCTGGTCTTCAGTGAGTCCGGGATCGAACGCATGGCCGAGATTGCCTGGTCGGTGAACGAGAAGACCGAGAATATTGGTGCGCGTCGTCTATATACGGTGATCGAAAAGCTGCTGGAGGAAATCTCCTTTGATGCCCGTGCGGGGCGCTTCGAGATCGATGCCGCGTATGTGGACAGTAAGCTTGATGTACTGGCACAACGGGAAGATCTGGCGCGCTACGTTCTATAA